From Saccharothrix espanaensis DSM 44229, the proteins below share one genomic window:
- a CDS encoding Lrp/AsnC family transcriptional regulator has translation MTETLDATDWAILAELQQDGRIALTELGRRVNLSASATTERVKRLEQAGVISGYRATVDLDKVGYGVLAVVRLKYPGNRHEPLHALLAERSEILECLRTTGEDCYTLKVAAGSMAHLEKVVNDLTAFGSTTTNIVYSQTMPYRGIGGRPPA, from the coding sequence ATGACCGAGACCCTGGACGCGACGGACTGGGCGATCCTGGCCGAGTTGCAGCAGGACGGCCGGATCGCGCTCACCGAGCTGGGTCGCCGGGTCAACCTCAGCGCGTCGGCGACGACCGAGCGGGTCAAGCGGCTGGAGCAGGCCGGCGTGATCAGCGGGTACCGCGCCACCGTCGACCTGGACAAGGTCGGCTACGGCGTGCTCGCCGTGGTGCGCCTCAAGTACCCCGGCAACCGGCACGAGCCGCTGCACGCGCTGCTCGCCGAGCGGTCGGAGATCCTGGAGTGCCTGCGCACCACGGGCGAGGACTGCTACACCCTCAAGGTCGCCGCCGGCTCGATGGCGCACCTGGAGAAGGTGGTCAACGACCTGACGGCGTTCGGCAGCACCACCACGAACATCGTCTACAGCCAGACGATGCCGTACCGGGGGATCGGCGGACGCCCGCCCGCCTGA
- a CDS encoding LLM class flavin-dependent oxidoreductase: MLIGVNVPNFGPGTSPAVLRDWARTVEGLGFDLLMVSDHLAVTPDVAEQYPAPFYEPFTTLSWLAGVTERISLGTTVLIAPYRHPLLVARMAANLHQLSGGRFVLGVGVGWARQEFEALGVPFRQRGKLTDELLVALREAWRDEADYGPGRIPIWVGGHSDGALRRAVRHGDAWHSLRLTPAAWRESLSRLAEIAEQEEKPLPALTPRILLRITDRPLAERRMGEGDVGQVVGDLVSLREQGAHAVVLDPFVGDPAETLDPEVAWHALATVRKEFR; encoded by the coding sequence GTGTTGATCGGTGTGAACGTCCCCAACTTCGGCCCCGGCACGTCCCCGGCGGTGCTGCGCGACTGGGCGCGGACCGTGGAGGGGCTGGGGTTCGACCTGCTGATGGTGTCCGACCACCTGGCGGTCACCCCCGACGTCGCGGAGCAGTACCCCGCGCCCTTCTACGAGCCGTTCACGACGCTGTCGTGGCTGGCCGGCGTGACCGAGCGGATCTCGTTGGGCACCACGGTGCTGATCGCGCCGTACCGGCACCCGCTGCTGGTCGCCCGGATGGCGGCGAACCTGCACCAGCTCAGCGGCGGGCGGTTCGTGCTCGGGGTCGGCGTCGGGTGGGCGCGCCAGGAGTTCGAGGCGCTCGGCGTGCCCTTCCGGCAGCGCGGGAAGCTGACCGACGAACTGCTCGTGGCGCTCCGGGAGGCGTGGCGGGACGAGGCCGACTACGGTCCGGGGCGGATCCCGATCTGGGTCGGCGGGCACAGCGACGGCGCTCTGCGACGGGCCGTGCGGCACGGCGACGCGTGGCACAGCCTGCGGTTGACGCCTGCCGCGTGGCGGGAATCGTTGTCCCGCTTGGCGGAGATCGCCGAACAAGAGGAGAAACCGTTGCCCGCGTTGACTCCGCGCATCCTGCTGCGGATCACCGATCGCCCGCTCGCGGAACGCCGGATGGGCGAGGGCGATGTCGGGCAGGTGGTCGGCGACCTCGTGTCGTTGCGCGAGCAGGGCGCGCACGCGGTCGTGCTGGACCCGTTCGTCGGCGACCCGGCCGAGACGCTGGACCCGGAAGTGGCGTGGCACGCGCTCGCCACCGTGCGAAAGGAATTCCGTTGA
- a CDS encoding nucleoside deaminase: MNEQHLRRAIALATEARAGGNPPFGSLLVGPDGAVLAEERNSSLSDGDITAHPELKLARWAARELSPEVAAGTTMYTSCEPCGMCAGALARSGLGHVVFALSAEQLNGLKTGGGFADVPTEGPALYDEAAAAVAGYYP, encoded by the coding sequence TTGAACGAGCAGCACTTGCGGCGCGCGATCGCGCTGGCCACCGAGGCCCGCGCGGGCGGCAACCCACCGTTCGGCTCGCTCCTGGTCGGGCCGGACGGGGCGGTGCTGGCCGAGGAGCGCAACAGCAGCCTCAGCGACGGCGACATCACCGCCCACCCGGAGCTGAAGCTGGCCCGGTGGGCGGCCCGCGAGCTGTCGCCCGAGGTCGCCGCCGGGACGACGATGTACACCAGCTGCGAGCCGTGCGGCATGTGCGCGGGGGCGCTGGCGCGGTCCGGGCTCGGGCACGTGGTGTTCGCCCTGTCCGCCGAGCAGCTCAACGGCCTCAAGACCGGCGGCGGGTTCGCGGACGTGCCGACCGAGGGCCCGGCGCTCTACGACGAGGCCGCCGCCGCGGTGGCGGGCTACTACCCCTAG
- a CDS encoding ESX secretion-associated protein EspG produces the protein MTTGMVCSFAELDALGEALGLDVRRFPFAIGHHGSTREERLAVVARAHRDLADRGLVRGAEFAPELVATLRLFATGPVTAALVGTVGEQRPLALAVLDDRAALLAVGGDASVTFHRRHPDTALDALVGLLPEVRPGPGASVTVTDPAAPRRTPDEDFSDFRFTRALRPAAPSARAAVEEVLRRPRLGAGYFAVTAAGADRGTLGFLDTDAGGYAIVPGPVEGGAPSATCTPADRPALARHLSRLATTGPEVLREGRSPWR, from the coding sequence GTGACGACGGGGATGGTGTGCTCATTCGCCGAACTCGACGCGCTCGGCGAAGCCCTGGGCCTCGACGTCCGGCGGTTCCCGTTCGCCATCGGCCACCACGGGTCGACCCGGGAGGAACGGCTCGCCGTGGTGGCGCGGGCGCACCGCGACCTGGCCGACCGGGGCCTGGTGCGCGGCGCGGAGTTCGCGCCCGAACTCGTGGCCACCCTGCGCCTGTTCGCCACCGGCCCGGTGACGGCGGCCCTGGTCGGCACGGTGGGCGAACAGCGCCCGCTGGCGCTGGCCGTGCTGGACGACCGGGCGGCGCTGCTCGCCGTGGGCGGCGACGCGTCCGTCACGTTCCACCGCCGGCACCCGGACACCGCGCTGGACGCGTTGGTCGGTCTGCTGCCCGAGGTCCGCCCGGGACCGGGCGCGTCGGTGACCGTGACCGACCCGGCGGCACCGCGCCGGACCCCGGACGAGGACTTCTCCGACTTCCGCTTCACCCGCGCGCTGCGCCCGGCCGCACCCTCGGCGCGGGCGGCCGTCGAGGAGGTCCTGCGCCGGCCCAGGCTCGGCGCGGGCTACTTCGCGGTGACCGCGGCCGGCGCGGACCGGGGCACGCTCGGCTTCCTCGACACCGACGCCGGCGGGTACGCGATCGTCCCGGGTCCGGTCGAGGGCGGCGCGCCGTCGGCCACCTGCACCCCGGCCGACCGGCCCGCGCTCGCCCGGCACCTGTCCCGACTGGCCACGACCGGACCCGAGGTCCTCCGGGAAGGGAGATCACCATGGCGGTAG
- a CDS encoding DUF3558 domain-containing protein produces the protein MTSRLRVACLTTALLALGACSQPTTGVARRGSTTSVGPSAGTTATTGTTSSSSGAGLESVDPCALFTRQEAESALGRLRREPETGKLGSAITCQYSPQVATVIIGVRTNVGLAGLQPNGGEIKETSVGGRPARELLDAGGSCGIYLGVGEKSRVDVVVNASSSGREPCAIAGQVAGVVEPRLP, from the coding sequence GTGACCTCTCGACTCCGCGTGGCCTGCCTGACGACCGCGCTGCTCGCGCTCGGCGCGTGCAGCCAACCGACCACCGGCGTCGCCAGACGGGGGTCGACCACCTCGGTCGGGCCGAGCGCCGGCACGACCGCGACGACCGGCACGACCTCCTCGAGCAGTGGCGCCGGGCTGGAAAGCGTGGACCCGTGCGCCCTGTTCACCCGGCAGGAGGCCGAGAGCGCGCTAGGCCGGCTCCGCCGGGAACCCGAGACCGGGAAGCTCGGCTCGGCGATCACCTGCCAGTACTCGCCGCAGGTCGCCACGGTCATCATCGGGGTGCGGACGAACGTGGGCCTCGCGGGCCTGCAGCCCAACGGGGGCGAGATCAAGGAGACCTCCGTCGGCGGCCGCCCCGCCCGGGAACTGCTGGACGCCGGCGGCAGTTGCGGGATCTACCTCGGGGTCGGCGAGAAGTCGCGGGTCGACGTCGTGGTGAACGCGTCGAGCAGCGGCCGGGAACCGTGCGCCATCGCGGGCCAGGTCGCCGGAGTGGTCGAGCCGAGATTGCCGTGA
- a CDS encoding NtaA/DmoA family FMN-dependent monooxygenase (This protein belongs to a clade of FMN-dependent monooxygenases, within a broader family of flavin-dependent oxidoreductases, the luciferase-like monooxygenase (LMM) family, some of whose members use coenzyme F420 rather than FMN.), with protein MKQIHLAAHFPGVNNTTVWSDPRAGSHIEFSSFAHFAQTAERAKFDFFFLAEGLRLREQNGLIYDLDVVGRPDTFTVLAGLAAVTTHLGLAGTINSTFNEPFEVARQFTSLDHLSGGRAAWNVVTSWDAFTGENFRRGGYLPEEQRYERAKKFLDAATALFDSWRDDGVFAYRDEFFDISGRFDLPRSPQGRPVVLQAGDSAEGREFAAAKADAIFSRHATLVEGKAFYADVKGRLAKYGRTPDQLKVLPAASFVLGDNDSEARELAHEVRRQQVSGQTAIKFLEQVWNRDLSDHDPDGPLPEVDPLVGEHTIAKGRAGVRSHRDPLATAREWRELAAAKNLSIRDLIIEQTARQTFIGSPATVAGQIDDLVQADASDGFILVPHVTPGGFDVFADTVVPLLQERGVFRTDYTGPTLRDHLGLV; from the coding sequence ATGAAGCAGATCCACCTCGCCGCGCACTTCCCCGGCGTGAACAACACGACGGTGTGGAGCGATCCGCGGGCGGGCAGCCACATCGAGTTCTCGTCGTTCGCGCACTTCGCGCAGACCGCCGAGCGGGCCAAGTTCGACTTCTTCTTCCTGGCCGAGGGCCTGCGGCTGCGCGAGCAGAACGGGCTGATCTACGACCTGGACGTGGTGGGCCGGCCGGACACGTTCACCGTCCTCGCGGGCCTCGCGGCGGTGACCACGCACCTGGGCCTGGCGGGCACCATCAACTCCACGTTCAACGAACCGTTCGAGGTGGCCCGGCAGTTCACCTCGCTGGACCACCTGTCCGGCGGGCGCGCCGCGTGGAACGTCGTCACCTCGTGGGACGCCTTCACCGGCGAGAACTTCCGGCGCGGCGGCTACCTGCCGGAGGAGCAGCGCTACGAGCGGGCGAAGAAGTTCCTCGACGCGGCGACCGCGCTGTTCGACTCGTGGCGCGACGACGGCGTCTTCGCCTACCGGGACGAGTTCTTCGACATCTCCGGCCGGTTCGACCTGCCCCGCTCGCCGCAGGGCCGGCCGGTCGTCCTGCAGGCCGGCGACTCCGCCGAGGGCCGCGAGTTCGCCGCGGCCAAGGCGGACGCGATCTTCAGCCGGCACGCGACCCTGGTGGAGGGCAAGGCGTTCTACGCCGACGTCAAGGGCCGGCTGGCCAAGTACGGGCGCACGCCCGACCAGCTCAAGGTGCTGCCCGCGGCGTCGTTCGTGCTGGGCGACAACGACTCCGAGGCGCGGGAACTGGCCCACGAGGTCCGCCGGCAGCAGGTGAGCGGGCAGACCGCGATCAAGTTCCTGGAGCAGGTCTGGAACCGCGACCTGTCGGACCACGACCCGGACGGGCCGCTGCCCGAGGTCGACCCGCTGGTGGGGGAGCACACCATCGCCAAGGGACGGGCCGGCGTGCGCAGCCACCGCGACCCGCTCGCCACCGCGCGGGAGTGGCGGGAGCTCGCGGCGGCGAAGAACCTCTCGATCCGCGACCTGATCATCGAGCAGACCGCGCGACAGACGTTCATCGGCTCGCCCGCCACCGTCGCCGGTCAGATCGACGACCTCGTGCAGGCCGACGCCAGTGACGGGTTCATCCTGGTGCCGCACGTGACACCGGGCGGGTTCGACGTGTTCGCCGACACCGTGGTGCCGCTGCTCCAGGAGCGCGGGGTGTTCCGGACCGACTACACCGGGCCGACCCTGCGCGACCACCTGGGCCTGGTCTGA
- a CDS encoding LLM class flavin-dependent oxidoreductase, with protein sequence MGAGLHLAVALDATGWHPAAPCDPARFTPGYWVDLVREAERGLLDFVTFEDDLGPVGRLDSVLVASRVAPLTTHIGLVPSVVSTLTEPFHLSKAIATLDYVSNGRAGVRVRGSVAADHARHFGRRTFPDAPDDALLADAIDETADYVEVLRRLWDSWEDDAEIRDAATGRFIDRDKLHYIDFTGNWFSVKGPSITPRPPQGRPPVSVLSHGSPIHELARRSSDIVFTTPHSTDDLRAIDADVPGLKHFADVVVFFDADRKARAEESGGIDSDAHVFAGDAAALADRLLEWHEAGAAGFRLRPAHLPDDLVAITSELVPELQRRGAFRTAYQATTLRGHLGLPRPANRYAAREDAR encoded by the coding sequence ATGGGAGCTGGTCTGCACCTGGCCGTGGCGCTGGACGCCACCGGGTGGCACCCCGCCGCGCCGTGCGATCCCGCGCGGTTCACCCCGGGGTACTGGGTGGACCTGGTGCGGGAGGCCGAGCGCGGCCTGCTGGACTTCGTCACGTTCGAGGACGACCTCGGGCCGGTCGGCCGGCTGGACTCGGTGCTGGTGGCGTCCCGGGTCGCGCCGCTGACCACGCACATCGGGCTGGTGCCCAGCGTGGTCAGCACGCTGACCGAGCCGTTCCACCTGTCCAAGGCGATCGCCACCCTGGACTACGTGAGCAACGGCCGGGCCGGCGTCCGGGTGCGCGGCAGCGTCGCCGCCGACCACGCCCGGCACTTCGGCCGGCGGACGTTCCCGGACGCGCCGGACGACGCGCTGCTCGCCGACGCGATCGACGAGACCGCCGACTACGTCGAGGTGTTGCGGCGGTTGTGGGACAGCTGGGAGGACGACGCGGAGATCCGCGACGCCGCCACCGGCCGGTTCATCGACCGCGACAAGCTGCACTACATCGACTTCACGGGCAACTGGTTCAGCGTGAAGGGCCCGTCGATCACACCCCGCCCGCCGCAGGGCCGGCCACCGGTTTCGGTGCTGTCGCACGGTTCCCCGATCCACGAGCTGGCGCGCCGGTCGTCGGACATCGTCTTCACCACCCCGCACAGCACCGACGACCTGCGCGCGATCGACGCGGACGTCCCAGGGCTGAAGCACTTCGCGGATGTCGTGGTGTTCTTCGACGCCGACCGCAAGGCGCGCGCCGAGGAGTCCGGCGGGATCGACTCCGACGCGCACGTGTTCGCCGGCGACGCGGCCGCGCTCGCCGACCGGCTGCTGGAGTGGCACGAGGCCGGCGCGGCCGGCTTCCGGCTGCGGCCCGCCCACCTGCCCGACGACCTGGTCGCGATCACCTCCGAGCTGGTGCCCGAACTCCAGCGGCGCGGGGCGTTCCGCACCGCCTACCAGGCCACGACGTTGCGCGGCCACCTCGGACTGCCCCGACCCGCCAACCGCTACGCCGCCCGAGAGGACGCGAGATGA